A stretch of DNA from Peromyscus maniculatus bairdii isolate BWxNUB_F1_BW_parent chromosome 7, HU_Pman_BW_mat_3.1, whole genome shotgun sequence:
GACAAGTCTACATATAGACCTGAGAAGGAATCTGACCCAAAGTTTAAGGTAACAGAagagacacacaaaaaagaaggcagagatgCCAAGCTCTTGTCCTGTTTACAGTTTTCCATATGGCATCTGCAGAAGTCACAATGCCAGCCTCTAAATCCTGCTACATACTTAGAATTACCAGAATCTGGAGAAACCAAGTGTCTATCAAACAAGGCAATACtacttaacaataaaaaataataaactcgccgggcggtggtggcgcacgcctttaatcccagcactcgggaggcagagccaggcggatctctgtgagttcgaggccagcctgggctaccaagtgagttccaggaaaggcgcaaagctacacagagaaaccctgtcacgaaaaaccaaaaaaaaaaaaaaaataaataaaaaataaactcatttgTTGTTAAAATCATAAGAATCCAGGTGTGGTGAGTggttataaatgaaaaataaataaataaagagttgTATGTGATAGGGTAGTtcatacttgtaattccagtaccccagaggtagaggcaggattgAGAGAGCCAGGCTGTTTTAAGCTTAAGGCTAGCcttaacatgtatgtgtgtgtgtgtgtgtgtgtgtgtgtgtgtgtatgtatgtgtgtatatatgtctatatatgtgctttggtgttttccATGGGTGTCcggtcccctgtaactggagttacagacagttgtgagctgctaaaTGGGTcccgggaattgaaccctggtcctatggaacagcagtcagtgctcctaactgctcagtcatctttccagctccagccTGAACTTtttagtgagatgctgtctttaaaaaaaaagaaggaagcctAGCATcatggcacacctttaatcccagcactcggaatgCAGAGACATgggaatctttgtgagttcaaagcctgcctggtctacagagcaagttccaggccagccagggttacataaagATTCCTGTCTCAatacccgcctctgcccccagcctctaaacaaagaaaaaagaaaaagaagaacggactggagagatgactcagccattaagagcactggctactcttccagaggacccaggttcattcccagaacccacatggagactcatgaccatctgtagccccagttccagggcatctgatgcccttgtCTGACCTCCTCTGGGTCTAGACAAGcatgtggtgtatatacatatgtgcaggaaaaacattcatacacataaaacataagagaaaaaaagtggacagcataaaataaatacattttcagaCATCAGAGGACTGCACtctgggaaagaagagaaacaagtCTTAGGGTAACACTGGCTTTCTATGAATGGGCAGTTTTCAGATGGCACAGGGAAAATCCAATGGAAGAGAGTGATATCATAAATAGTGGGAGATTGGAGCTGGAGGTGGCTACAGGCCTGATGGCTTCAGGTTGATACTGGAGACCTGAGCGTTGGCAGACCGTGGCTCCTCTGCATTTCAGGACACAGGCtgggccagtgagacagctcagcaggccaAGGTGCATGCTGCCAGGCCTGACTGCACGgttggatccctgggaaccatgtggtggaaggagagaactgactcctgcaagttgtcctctgacctccacaactgTGCACCTCACATaccccaagacacacacacacacacacacacacacacacacacacacaagtaaataaggggctttttttgtttttttatttttttaatgagttggTTTAATTAATTCAAAGTGATACAGAATTCAGAGTACAACAGAGATGAAACAGCTCTGGTAGGATTTCGGACTGAGTTTACTTTAAATTCACAGCTGAGGTAGGAATTGCTGAACACTAGAGACAATGAGccattgtattatttattattataattttttttttttttttacaaaagtttATTACAATGTACAACAGGCTCCGGGATAACATTTCATTCTAACTATAGTGGCAAAGATGTTATAGTAGGGAATCCAGATGTTTAGCAGGCTCCAGGGTAACACTTCATTCTAGCTGTAGGTGGTAAAGATGTTATGGCAGGGAATCCAGATGTTTAAATAGGAATGGAAGAGGCTCACCGTCATCTCAGATATGAGGAACAGCTTACTTTTTGCCAGATTTCTTAATTCCACCTGTGGCCAGGGGTCCCTTGCCCATGGCCTTGGCTTTTAGCTCCTCGGGTTTCTTCTGCccctccttctgtttctgcttgaAAGCCTTATCTTCCTCGTCCATCTCCTTGGCCTGCTTCTTGGGCTGTTTCAGGGGCTTCTTTTTGCCACCTTCACCGCCCGACATGGCacctactgtttttgtttttcaaagacagCCTATTGGTATGTGCCTACagtctgagcacttgggaggggtgagttgagaacctgtttcaaaatgaaaaaggaagaaagggaagtaaATTGCCTGATTCTGCATAGGCTTatggtaagaattatatttacacttttgttttgttttaggaaaagGTCTCACATGGCCTTCAACTTGCTATGTatccaaggatggccttgaacttctaatctctTTGcttccatcttccaagtgctggtattataggcatgtgctatcatacctagcttcatttataattttttgtgtgtttttttcaagacagggtttctctgcgtaataatcctggctgtcctgcaatttgctatgtagaccaggctggccttgaactcagagatccgcctgcctctacctcctgagtgctggtattaaatgcatacaccaccatctggcttgacttatacatttttaaagggccatattttatttttagtgtatatgtatttgtgtctatGCACTTGGGCCTGCATGCACACTGGCCAGAAGTCAATGTTGGATGTtttcttcaatcactctccactttgtgttttgagacaggatctctccctgaacttggagctcaccaatttggctagattGGCTAGCCAACAATCCTGAGAggtcctcctatctctgcctctgaagttttgggattgtaggcatgcactGAAGTGTCTGTGGTTTTTTTATATGGGTTTTGGGGGTTGCACTTATATGGCAAGTGcttagccatctccccaacccctaggAGGTTATCTTTTAGAAGAGAACACAGTTGGGATTATGTGTGGCACAggtcacacaaagaaaaaaaaatcacctcaagTAGATCTGAGAGTCCAGGTGTCTGCTAGatttcaacattcttttttttttttttttggtttttcgagacagggtttctctgcgtagctttgtgcctttcctggagctcacttggtagcccaggctggccttgaactcacagagatccgcctggctctgcctcccgagtgctgggattaaagacgtgcgccaccaccgcccggcctagattTCAACATTCTTAAAGGAAAGACAATTCAATCCAGGTAGTCAGCAATGTCATGTTCACAGTGTTCAGTAGTCATTCGATATTTTTGGAAATCGTGAAAAAGCAGCAAATTTTGGACAACTGAGAGACTAGTCAACAAAACATTAAGAAGTATTAGCAATATGAATTAGCAGAGGAAAAACTGCagaatgtatattttattattattatttttagtatttttatttgtttctttctgtatAGTAGTTATTTGATGAGATCTAAAGCTTTAGAATACCATTACCAAATAAAACAgcatcaaagaaaaataatattcagaAAGAAAACCATAGAATCCCACAAATCTGTTTTGGTAGTGAACTGTAAGTAACATGGagaaaagtataaattttaattatatgagTTTGGCCATATTCTGATCATCTTAGAAATttatgcctttctttctctctttctctctttctttctttctttctttctttctttctttctttctttctttctttcttccttccttccttccttcctttcttttttatagtatttttattttataattaacttaatttcatatatcagccacggattcccctgtcctttctcctccccccccccagccctccccccaatccaccccccactcccacctcctccaaggcaaggtctccccctggggagtcagcccaggctggcagactcagccaaggcaggtccagtcccttcctccctacaccaaggctgagcaaagtgtcccagcataggccccaggctccaaaaagccagcccatgcactaaggacaggtcctggctccactgcctgggggcctcccaaacagttcaagctaatcaactgtctcacttatccagagagaaatagatgagatctacatgagcaaactgggggtggggtggggtaatggagagcaagggtcgggggaaagagagcttagggaagagggaggtcccagctagatcaggagcagagtgggagaacggAGAGGGAGACactatgatgaatgaagaccccagggggaataggaagaagcagagtgctagagaggtccccagaaatccacaaagatacctccactgtggactactggcaatggtcgagagagtgcctgagctgacctgctctggtgatcggatggccgaaaactctggctgtcatgatagaactctcatccagtgtctgatggaagcggattctgagatccatggccaagccccaggtagagctctgggagtccaatcggctggagaaaggagggattgtatgagcgagagaagttgagaccatggttggaggaagcacagggacaaatagccaaaccagtggaagtgcatgaactgtgaaccaatggcagaggagcacccatggaactggactagaatgcatattttaaatttgtttttgataatttcatacattgaTTGATATGATGTATTGTGATTAGATCAAACTTTCATTTCTCTCATCTGTCTCCCTCTcagctctcctttctcctcaccaGTTCATTCCAATTGCTCAGTAACACTTCGTGGTACTGTGAGATCAGAGCAGGAACAATATATCTGCAAGTTAGTGGGAAGCCAGAACACAAACAATGTATTTTGCAGGTTAGGGGTTCTGCTTATAGTTAAAGAAaagttcctgtttgtcctgtgttAAGTCCTTGCAAGTTAAGATTTCTATTTGTAATGAAGAATAAGTTCTTGAGCCTGGTggccaatgcctttaatcccagaattctggaggcagaggcaggaggatctctgtgagtctgaggccagcctggtctacagatcaagttctaggacagccagggctacacagagaagcaaacaaacaaacaaaaaacaaacagacaccccaaaaaagagagaggggggaaggggaatgagttcctgtttcttagaTCTGATGTCAACTGCAAAACATGCTTTTCAGTCTACACGAAACTTTCCACCCATCCCCATGATGTACTCCCttaccctcctctcttccctttctctgtctttctgacaGTGTGTAACGGCCAGCTCTCTCGCCCCTGTCAACACCTCCTTATCTCTCCTACAAAAGAGATCTCAAGGGGCCCGCAGGGCCTAGTCTCTCAAATCCCAATTTAGGGTGAgacagctggctggccagtcccAGGCACGCCCCAAAACACAGCTTGCTTTAATTGGACAGTTGTGGATGGGGTGTTTTCTCCTCACTGGTCTCAGGTTTAACCGTGTGAACCTAAGGCTGTCTATCTGTTCACTCCCTGGAGGATATCTGGGTTTGCAGTGATTTCTTTGGATAGCTGTAACAAATTACCACCACTTTAGTGGCTTGAAACAACCCAAGTGCAGTTTGCAATTCCGGAGGTCACAGGTGCTAAAACCAAAGTTAGCTGACTTGTTTCcttctggagacagaggaggagagttttgttttctttttcttttttcttttttctttttttttttgagttgaggtttctctgtgtaatagccctggctgccctggaatttgccctgtagaccaggctagccttgaactcagagatcgcctgcctctgctgaatgctggggtcaaaggcgtgtgccacccttGGCAAGAggggaatttttgtttgtttgtttgttttttctttttcgagacagagtttctctgtgtagctttggagcctttcctggaactcactctatagtccaggctggcctcaaactcatagagatccacctgcctccgcctcccgagtactgggattaaaggcatgcgccaccaccgccgcccggcctgagggggtggggggatttaTTTGCTTTCTGGCTCCAGTTTCTAGAGGCACCTTCATCCCTAGATTTGTAACCCCTTCCTCATCCTTTAAAGACCACGGTGAAGCATTAACAActtctcccctcccatccccttcctGACATCTCTTCTCTTGATTTCAACTGtcttgtgaataaataaaaaagcttgTGATTACAGTGGGCCCACCTGGATAGTTCAGATAACCTTCTTGTGTCAAGAGCCTTTAATTTAATCCATTCCATTTGCCAGGGGCCGAGTAAAGTAACATGCTCATAAGTTCCAGGGATTAGAACATGTATGTTGTGGGGAAGGCAAAGAGTTTTACTGCTGTGTTATTTTGAGCTGTTGATTTTGATGAACGAAGATATTAATACTATAAGCGTTTATACGGGTTAATAGAACATAAATCCTTATTTCTTTGGGATAAATATCCAGGAATATAAGTACTGAAGTGTATGGTAATTGCATTTTTTATTGTATAATAAACAGCCAGTGTGCTTTCCAGAGTAGTTGTACTTACATTCCCACCACAGTGCGTGGACAGGCGGTATCTCGGCACCACTGTCAGCATTTGAGGTTGTTACGGGTTTGTTTTGGAAAGCCCGATAAACTTGCACTGATGTCtcactgtggttttaatttgtgttGTGCTGATATGCCTAGTGGGTCTTGAAGATCTTGTGGGCGTTGACTTTTCAAAAAGGTGGTAGCGTCCACCCTGATGCAATGGTTAGTAACATTAGGCGCCACATCTCTGCTAAGGAGTTTTACTTTTGATTACAGATCACCAGGGAAGGGAGAATTGGGGAAAGGCCTGGTCAAGCCCGAGAAGCTCCGTTGTGCATCCTTGCATCATGGATGCTTCTACGTGAATTTGGGGCTCCTAAGCAGGGGTTCTCTATGGCCAGGGGCCCAGGCTAGCCACTCTGTCTGGGTCACGCCCTGTCCCGTGGGTCAGCTGGGAAGGGGATGATGCGCCAAAGTCGGGCCTGAAAGCAGGCGCGTGATGGAACCGGTTCCTCCCAGAACTGTGCGCAGCCTCGGTAACTGCCATGAGGAGGCTCAGAGATAGAGGCCGAGGCCTTCGTGGTGGTATGGCCTTACCAGGCAGCTCCTCCCTGGGCCTCTTGGCCAGGTTCTTGCTGCTTCAGACACAATTGGGCGAGGCCCGGATGGTTCCAGGGATGCTGTCTCTTGCTCCTCTCCCCTTGGGGGATGGCATCGATGGCCTGGGTGCACGCCCCTGGGAGAAGCCCCTCACAGGGATGCCTGAGACCTCGCAGGCCCCCCAGCCTGCGGGGGGCGTGATGTCCCCTAACTCAGTGGCATTTACTCCCGATCACTCTTTTCCAACCATGACTCTGTCACGGGAACGGTTTCCAACATGGATCCCAACCACTGCAGGTGAGGTTTCTGGGCCATGGTTTGCCGCAGAGAACTAGCCTGGACCTACGGGGATGGGACCCTGACGTCCAGGAGGATCCTGGGTCCTTGGATGTGGGGTTGGGCTCTGACCCTGATGAGTCTTAGGGATCCACACCTGCCCTGGGGTTATTTtcggggacggggtggggggtggggcggctTGTTCTGCAGGTTCTAAGGATCTGGCTGGTGGTGGAGCAGCGACAGCCTTACccctcagcccctcctcccttcaccgaCCTGCTCCAGGTTGTGGCCGCAGAAGTTCAAGGATAGTTGGCGGAGAGCCTGCCGAAGAGAGGAAGTGGCCCTGGCAGGTGAGCTTGCAGGTGGATAGCTCCCACATCTGCGGCGGCTCCCTCATCAGCAAATGGTGGGTGATGACCGCGGCCCACTGTGTGTATGGGTGAGTGCCCGGGGATCTGGGCTTGGGCCCCTGACCAGGTTCTATGGCCTGCCCCTCTTGCtttctatttggaaaaaaaaggagccggtggtggtggttcacgcctgtaatcccaacacttagaagactaaggcaggaggattgccaggagttaaaggccaacttggtctagatagtgagttccaggccagcctgggccacagaatgAGAGAACCCACCTAAAACTATAGGGCGTGGGAGATGACAGACAGTCGTAggttttgctgtttttaaaattcagtttcgGGTGACACCTGAACATTTGGATTTCTAACATAATCCCAGGTGATGCTGAGCAGAGACCACACTTGGAGAACAGACTGGTGGCTGGATGGGGTGGTTAGGGGTCCTGGAGGGAACATGGTTAGAACAGAGGGAGGAGCTGGTGGCTGTCTCAGGAGgatggggctgggctggggcgaCTGTGTGGAGAGGAAGTGTGTAGACCCTTCAGGATCTCTTTGCAGCCATCTGAATTATGTAGTATCGATGGGAGAGATTAACCTGTCGTCCAAAAATGCAGTCAACATTCCTGTCCAAGACATCATTGTTCACCAAGATTACTCTGTTATGGGATCCATTGTGAACGACATTGCCCTTGCTCTGCTGGCCTTCCCTGTGAACTACACTGTCTCCATCCAGCCTGTCTGCCTCCCTGACAGGGCTTTCTTGGTACAAGCTGGGACCCAGTGCTGGGTGACCGGATGGGGCAGAACATTTGAAAAAGGTGAGCCTAAACAAAGACCACAGCAACTACAGACCAGGGAGCAGACTGCTTCGTAGACTGGGACTGGCCTGCAAGCtaaagggaggggcagggagctGGAGCTTCTAGCAGGTGGataagggagggggagagagaagatgcTATGAGGGAGCCACGATTGGTGAATTTCTACTGGTTTCCTAGGGCTTGAGGACTTGGGTACCAAACATGGTGGATACTCACCAGAGTGGATTCTAGTTCAGGGGGAGATGACCTGTGTGTAAGCTAGAAGTACCTATCTTGGTAGTAGGGAGCTTCTCGTATGTGAGGAGAGGCCAGGAAACGCCGTGAGTCTgtagggcagcagttctcaaactATAGGTTGTGACCCTTTTGGGGATCggatgactctttcacaggggtcgcctaagaccatgggaaaacacagatatttacattatgattcataacagtagcaaaattacagttatgaaatagcaatgaaaataatgttatggttgggggtcaccacaacatgaggaaatggatTCAAGGGTcatagcatcaggaaggttgggaaccactgctctagggtccTCCTATTACTGGGAAGAGTGTAGTTTGGTACTTTGGTGGACTACCTGTCTGAGAGTTTGTGATTGTGTCCTAGCAAGTAAAGATGCTCTCCTGGTGCATAGGACACTGTCACTAGTGTTAGTGAGAACATATCACATGCTTGTTGTCACCTCCCAGGCTGACAAGATTTGGCCCTCACTTGGGCTGTCCTTCCTTTGACTTCCTTGGTTTGGACTTTCCATTGTCTTACACTCTCATTTCCTTCAGCGTCAGATGTGAATGACAGCTGGTGCCTTTGAGGGTACCCATGTGTGAACACGGAATTGAGACCCAGAGGAGGTACAACTGACTCCTGTCATTCCTACTTAATGGAGATCTGCTCTCTCCAAAATTATCTCCCTCTAGGGAGAGCATCAGGACAGCTTCGGGAGGTTGAGCTGAGCATTATTCGTTACGAGCAATGTGATGAGATTCTCAGAGAAAGCACAGGAAAACTATTTGCCCAAGTCCAAGAAGGGAGCGTCTGTGGCTATAGTGAGAGAGGAGGAGATTCCTGCCAGGTCAGTTCATGGGTCCCTTGCTGCTCTGCCCTGCTAGCCTCTCCTCAGAACTTCCTAATTCCCAGACATTAGGGCCTGGACTGTGCCCCTGACCCTCCATGTACTGTTATTGAAGCTAACGGATTGCCAGAGCAAGCCAGCACAGCTCCTGGGCTAGTTTGACAGGATCTTCCAGGAGGAAACAGcagtggctgggggtggggagtgaatCAGGGAGACAACAATTCAAATTCGGTGTTTTCAGCCCCTTCTGGGTGAGATTCCACGCACTTGGGG
This window harbors:
- the LOC102906379 gene encoding serine protease 44 isoform X3, which produces MRRLRDRGRGLRGGMALPGSSSLGLLARFLLLQTQLGEARMVPGMLSLAPLPLGDGIDGLGARPWEKPLTGMPETSQAPQPAGGVMSPNSVAFTPDHSFPTMTLSRERFPTWIPTTAGCGRRSSRIVGGEPAEERKWPWQVSLQVDSSHICGGSLISKWWVMTAAHCVYGAFLVQAGTQCWVTGWGRTFEKGRASGQLREVELSIIRYEQCDEILRESTGKLFAQVQEGSVCGYSERGGDSCQGDSGGPLICEFNETWVQVGIVSWGIGCGRKGIPGVYTEVSYYKDWIVRELSRASYGNSPGFLILSTCLALHLGILVTL
- the LOC102906379 gene encoding serine protease 44 isoform X1, with amino-acid sequence MRRLRDRGRGLRGGMALPGSSSLGLLARFLLLQTQLGEARMVPGMLSLAPLPLGDGIDGLGARPWEKPLTGMPETSQAPQPAGGVMSPNSVAFTPDHSFPTMTLSRERFPTWIPTTAGCGRRSSRIVGGEPAEERKWPWQVSLQVDSSHICGGSLISKWWVMTAAHCVYGHLNYVVSMGEINLSSKNAVNIPVQDIIVHQDYSVMGSIVNDIALALLAFPVNYTVSIQPVCLPDRAFLVQAGTQCWVTGWGRTFEKGRASGQLREVELSIIRYEQCDEILRESTGKLFAQVQEGSVCGYSERGGDSCQGDSGGPLICEFNETWVQVGIVSWGIGCGRKGIPGVYTEVSYYKDWIVRELSRASYGNSPGFLILSTCLALHLGILVTL
- the LOC102906379 gene encoding serine protease 44 isoform X2 produces the protein MRRLRDRGRGLRGGMALPGSSSLGLLARFLLLQTQLGEARMVPGMLSLAPLPLGDGIDGLGARPWEKPLTGMPETSQAPQPAGGVMSPNSVAFTPDHSFPTMTLSRERFPTWIPTTAGCGRRSSRIVGGEPAEERKWPWQVSLQVDSSHICGGSLISKCHLNYVVSMGEINLSSKNAVNIPVQDIIVHQDYSVMGSIVNDIALALLAFPVNYTVSIQPVCLPDRAFLVQAGTQCWVTGWGRTFEKGRASGQLREVELSIIRYEQCDEILRESTGKLFAQVQEGSVCGYSERGGDSCQGDSGGPLICEFNETWVQVGIVSWGIGCGRKGIPGVYTEVSYYKDWIVRELSRASYGNSPGFLILSTCLALHLGILVTL
- the LOC102906379 gene encoding serine protease 44 isoform X5, whose product is MRRLRDRGRGLRGGMALPGSSSLGLLARFLLLQTQLGEARMVPGMLSLAPLPLGDGIDGLGARPWEKPLTGMPETSQAPQPAGGVMSPNSVAFTPDHSFPTMTLSRERFPTWIPTTAGCGRRSSRIVGGEPAEERKWPWQVSLQVDSSHICGGSLISKWAFLVQAGTQCWVTGWGRTFEKGRASGQLREVELSIIRYEQCDEILRESTGKLFAQVQEGSVCGYSERGGDSCQGDSGGPLICEFNETWVQVGIVSWGIGCGRKGIPGVYTEVSYYKDWIVRELSRASYGNSPGFLILSTCLALHLGILVTL
- the LOC102906379 gene encoding serine protease 44 isoform X4 → MRRLRDRGRGLRGGMALPGSSSLGLLARFLLLQTQLGEARMVPGMLSLAPLPLGDGIDGLGARPWEKPLTGMPETSQAPQPAGGVMSPNSVAFTPDHSFPTMTLSRERFPTWIPTTAGCGRRSSRIVGGEPAEERKWPWQVSLQVDSSHICGGSLISKWWVMTAAHCVYGHLNYVVSMGEINLSSKNAVNIPVQDIIVHQDYSVMGSIVNDIALALLAFPVNYTVSIQPVCLPDRAFLVQAGTQCWVTGWGRTFEKGRASGQLREVELSIIRYEQCDEILRESTGKLFAQVQEGSVCGYSERGGDSCQMVEVD